Proteins encoded together in one Limisphaerales bacterium window:
- a CDS encoding Na/Pi symporter: protein MKNEKLQTLAKIFGVVVCLYLFLIGIGGMGAAFKGEFKDTAAKLLEATQSPIVGLFIGILATTIVQSSSTTTSLIVGLVAAGAVDVGGAIFMVMGANVGTTVTAKIVSLGHIAQRAEFRRAFAASSVHDTFNLITVAVMLPLEYSFGFLEKGAHFLGEHFLKFTGVTKPENYLKKVTKPVIEWMGEMLNSELWLLIVSVLITFFMLFAIVKLLQSLVLKKLEAFFDAYLFRNAAIAFTAGLCLTVLVQSSSITTSLIVPLAGAGVLRLPQIFPFTIGANIGTTITGLLAALAAASAVTVLPGEPLPPKVVAGATVAFAHLLFNLAGAVIFLPFAPIRALPVKFAEWLAELCLRNRVIPVVFIVLVFYLIPLVVTWSTIAEAFKK, encoded by the coding sequence ATGAAAAACGAGAAACTTCAAACCCTCGCAAAAATTTTTGGCGTCGTCGTATGTCTATACCTGTTTCTAATCGGGATAGGCGGCATGGGCGCGGCGTTCAAAGGGGAATTCAAAGATACGGCGGCCAAACTGCTTGAAGCGACGCAGTCACCGATTGTGGGGCTCTTCATCGGGATTTTGGCCACCACCATTGTGCAAAGTTCTTCCACTACCACCAGCCTCATTGTGGGCCTTGTGGCGGCGGGCGCGGTGGATGTGGGCGGCGCAATTTTTATGGTAATGGGTGCGAACGTGGGCACCACGGTGACTGCCAAAATTGTGTCACTCGGGCACATCGCGCAGCGCGCGGAATTTCGGCGGGCCTTTGCGGCATCGTCGGTGCACGACACATTTAATTTGATCACGGTAGCCGTGATGTTGCCCTTGGAATATAGCTTTGGTTTTCTCGAAAAAGGCGCGCATTTTTTGGGGGAGCATTTCTTAAAATTCACCGGCGTGACGAAGCCGGAAAATTATCTCAAGAAAGTCACCAAACCGGTCATCGAATGGATGGGCGAAATGCTCAACAGCGAATTGTGGCTGCTGATTGTTTCGGTATTAATCACCTTTTTCATGCTCTTCGCCATCGTGAAGCTGTTGCAAAGCCTTGTACTCAAAAAGTTGGAGGCATTTTTTGATGCTTATTTATTCCGCAATGCCGCCATCGCGTTTACGGCGGGCCTGTGCCTCACGGTGCTGGTGCAGAGCAGCTCCATCACCACCAGCCTCATCGTCCCGCTGGCGGGCGCGGGTGTGTTGCGCTTGCCGCAGATTTTTCCGTTCACCATCGGCGCCAATATCGGCACCACCATTACCGGTTTGCTCGCCGCCTTGGCCGCGGCCAGCGCGGTGACGGTGCTGCCTGGCGAACCTCTTCCGCCCAAAGTGGTGGCCGGCGCCACCGTGGCGTTTGCGCATTTGCTTTTTAATCTGGCCGGGGCAGTGATTTTCCTGCCCTTCGCGCCCATCCGCGCCCTGCCGGTGAAGTTTGCCGAATGGCTGGCGGAGCTGTGCCTGCGCAACCGCGTGATCCCGGTTGTCTTTATTGTGCTCGTGTTTTATCTCATCCCGCTGGTGGTCACGTGGTCCACCATTGCCGAAGCGTTCAAGAAATAG
- a CDS encoding PmoA family protein: MKQIFTLSLLLAFSANAAKWTVEPAANPNAPGQGLAVAKGGKPIAHFVFGEGQKKPFLHVYGTKGELLTNPGVGPDGKDTGKYPHHRGIYIGWRVLAGEGTYDLWHIHKGEIMRVKKISSAKATDDGVIIVADIEWRTGKVGKEDVLLLSETRSLAISQNADGRTEIDFHTELTAARDLTLGGDLQHAGCHFRAHAEVAAKGTKFTSYLWEPKGKTAGNGKVLSNDWQWNRLQFKLGNNWYSATQFNAPNQPVEELSWRNYGRFGFFFKKKMKQGDVQKLNYRFHIAPSEQPAMESFPPQVSKEQEKRWRAAAQQAYTQFSNWVVKQ; encoded by the coding sequence ATGAAACAAATCTTCACTCTATCCCTATTGCTCGCGTTCAGCGCGAATGCCGCGAAATGGACCGTCGAACCCGCCGCCAACCCCAACGCGCCCGGCCAAGGGTTGGCCGTTGCCAAGGGGGGTAAACCGATCGCACATTTTGTTTTTGGCGAGGGCCAGAAAAAACCCTTCCTGCACGTGTACGGCACGAAAGGCGAGCTGCTCACCAACCCCGGCGTGGGGCCCGATGGCAAAGATACCGGCAAATATCCGCATCATCGCGGCATTTACATTGGCTGGCGGGTTCTCGCTGGCGAGGGCACATACGATTTGTGGCACATTCACAAGGGCGAAATTATGCGCGTGAAAAAAATCTCAAGCGCCAAGGCTACCGACGACGGCGTCATCATCGTAGCCGACATTGAATGGCGCACCGGCAAGGTGGGCAAAGAAGATGTGCTGCTGCTTTCCGAGACGCGCTCGCTCGCTATTTCACAAAATGCCGACGGTCGAACGGAAATTGATTTCCACACCGAGCTAACCGCCGCGCGCGATCTCACCCTCGGGGGCGATTTGCAGCACGCCGGTTGCCACTTCCGCGCCCATGCTGAGGTAGCCGCGAAAGGCACGAAGTTCACCAGCTACCTCTGGGAACCGAAAGGCAAAACAGCCGGCAACGGCAAAGTGCTCAGCAACGATTGGCAATGGAATCGCCTACAATTCAAGCTTGGCAACAATTGGTATAGCGCCACGCAATTCAACGCGCCCAATCAACCGGTCGAAGAACTTTCCTGGCGCAACTACGGTCGATTCGGGTTCTTCTTCAAAAAGAAAATGAAACAAGGCGACGTGCAAAAACTCAACTACCGTTTCCACATCGCCCCCAGCGAACAGCCCGCAATGGAATCCTTCCCGCCTCAAGTTTCCAAGGAACAGGAAAAACGCTGGCGCGCCGCCGCGCAACAGGCATACACCCAATTTTCCAATTGGGTGGTGAAGCAATAA
- a CDS encoding YebC/PmpR family DNA-binding transcriptional regulator: MAGHSKWANIKHTKARMDAKRSKVFAKIAREITIAAKLHGGDAAMNPRLRLALLKARGANMPADNIQRAINRGTGDGESASFVDLTYEIYGPHGAAILCEVSTDNRNRTAADIRAILTRNDGKLATAGSVSRLFHRKGQIMIARANAEEEVLMELALEAGAEDFKVEEEGYEILTAPNDFEAVHKAVETADIAMESAEITALPEMSAPISSEADLGKVDRLVDLLEDHDDVQEVYSNAELEG, translated from the coding sequence ATGGCCGGACACAGTAAATGGGCGAATATTAAGCACACCAAGGCGCGCATGGATGCCAAGCGCAGTAAGGTGTTTGCGAAAATTGCGCGGGAGATTACGATTGCCGCGAAGCTGCACGGTGGCGATGCGGCAATGAATCCGCGCTTGCGGTTGGCGTTATTGAAGGCGCGCGGGGCGAATATGCCGGCAGACAATATCCAGCGCGCCATCAATCGTGGCACGGGCGATGGCGAGTCGGCGAGTTTTGTGGATCTCACCTATGAGATTTATGGCCCGCACGGTGCGGCGATTCTCTGTGAGGTTTCCACGGACAACCGCAACCGAACAGCGGCGGACATTCGCGCCATTCTCACGCGCAATGATGGCAAGCTGGCCACGGCGGGATCGGTGAGCCGGTTGTTTCATCGCAAAGGGCAAATTATGATTGCGCGTGCCAATGCGGAGGAGGAGGTGCTGATGGAATTGGCGCTGGAAGCGGGCGCGGAGGATTTTAAGGTGGAGGAGGAGGGCTACGAAATTCTTACTGCGCCAAATGATTTTGAGGCGGTGCATAAGGCGGTGGAAACGGCAGACATCGCGATGGAGTCAGCGGAAATTACGGCGTTGCCGGAAATGAGCGCGCCGATTTCAAGTGAAGCGGATTTGGGAAAAGTGGATCGCCTTGTGGATTTGCTGGAAGACCACGACGACGTGCAGGAAGTTTATTCCAACGCAGAGTTGGAGGGTTAA
- a CDS encoding 2-oxoacid:acceptor oxidoreductase family protein, which translates to MPEQIIEQETPAAVQTGDKPKYPGFPVTCNGNQLVTEWVETRITEGGVFYPITPSTEGGEIYQQAFAQGALDVWGNQKLAIECEGEHAAQGGATAVAVTGKRTVNFTSGQGIVYAMEQYYHAPGKLSTMVVEVGARALTKHALNVHCGHDDFYAALDTGWTMLVGRDAQQAADQAVILRKCNEIALNPGMNIQDGMLTTHSERTYRAPEADLLREYLGAPDEIIECPTPAQRELFGPTRRRVPEMMDLKNPVLLGPVQNQEHHMNGCIARRDNFSEPILGMLEQCYEEFAQLTGRRYGLISEYRTEDADTVFVSLGCAAENVESACDYLREQRNAKVGSIHINVIRPFPEAAVINALRGKKNVIIIERTDEALAGDNPLGRDIRTALSKGLESGKHGSDLPSLTDAEMPRIFRGSYGMGSRDFRPEHSLGAYEFATGQTKRKDGRSAEDGESYFTLGIDHPYSVISKDTPSLLPNGAIAVRFHSIGGWGMITTGKNLGEIVGKFGQIISERNPSYDDLGQLEDKLFIMANPKYGSEKKGAPTNYFLTVAPERILVNCELNHVDVVLCCDPKAFTHCNPLEGINKGGSLVWESSETPETAWQRIPAHHRAYIKENNIRVFILPGFDIARDATTRADLQLRMQGNSFLGAFFRVSSFLKDHNLGEEEYHQIVHDQYEKKFGRFGKAVVESNMKVMLGGFERVAEIQYGEIEDADTSSMRNPMLAPHTAADHEMPGTAGCDASGCPSCAMPEEQERAPFQTMEKFDSEFRNELGYHQPAGAFASLGVMGSGSGATQSKYVARRETPVYIAENCTQCMECITACPDTALPNTAQDVSTVLVTAIRNYVGDKDAQKALLNEVKGLDDRCRARMNENVASKGKEPFKDILRSEVDQLTAIDDVARAEFVTIIDKLPLAYNDVSAIYRSVEKKNPGNGGLFSIFVSDLCKGCGECVQVCGDHDALRMVSETPDLNAELTTAQVFSRLLPDTSQKFLGLYNDDTPEASREAALRNHLMVRRNYEALVSGDGACAGCGEKSVLRAVASVTEAYMRPMYHKKAARLREKANELESNGAANLAALKERSEEEYKFYKRSIAHVVMGLGGENDADTDHRLEAHGDIADSELIESLIAVLRQDAFNHRDIQAIDGRHANGMSVMYMGAHTGCNTVYGSTPPSNPHPYPWMNSLFQDGTTISWLFGESSMLNHARRSVAPERLATALLEREDGVSSEREYFEITHLDDTQMTDQEVREMPKVWAIGGDGAMGDIGFQNVSKVVLQNKPNVMILMLDTQVYSNTGGQNSDSSNMLGGYDMNQFGVASQGKLIEKKSVAETFTAGHGSPYVAQVSMANSAKVYKAMLDGLEYRGTAFYQCYTTCQPEHGVADNMSADQARMIRDSRGMPEFIYNPRAGETLQEGFELKGNPSIKRDWWEAKYPSTGDKYNYTVAHWAITEARFRLHLKEIPEAQAGEFIHMDNMLTAITQQDVVYRRVFDETHRAYVPDWGVYFKAEVNGKVKYYIVSRQMVLFHIERRKSWRMLQSRAGIVNADYLAQKILVEKVDKGEVTRDDLLERGWELLNEQVATAAGN; encoded by the coding sequence ATGCCAGAACAAATTATAGAACAAGAAACTCCCGCCGCCGTGCAAACCGGTGACAAGCCAAAGTACCCCGGCTTTCCCGTCACCTGCAACGGCAACCAATTGGTGACCGAATGGGTGGAAACACGCATCACCGAAGGCGGCGTATTTTATCCCATCACGCCCTCTACCGAAGGCGGCGAGATTTATCAACAAGCGTTCGCGCAGGGCGCGTTGGATGTTTGGGGCAACCAAAAGCTGGCCATCGAATGCGAAGGCGAACACGCCGCGCAAGGCGGAGCCACCGCTGTGGCGGTCACCGGCAAGCGCACGGTGAATTTTACTTCCGGTCAGGGCATCGTGTACGCGATGGAGCAGTATTACCACGCACCGGGCAAGCTCTCCACGATGGTGGTGGAGGTTGGCGCGCGCGCGCTGACCAAGCACGCGCTCAATGTCCACTGCGGGCACGACGATTTTTACGCCGCGCTCGATACCGGCTGGACGATGCTGGTAGGCCGCGACGCCCAACAAGCCGCTGACCAGGCGGTCATTCTGCGTAAGTGCAACGAGATCGCGTTGAACCCCGGAATGAATATTCAGGACGGAATGCTCACCACCCATTCCGAGCGCACCTATCGCGCGCCGGAAGCGGATTTGCTGCGCGAATATCTGGGCGCGCCTGATGAGATTATCGAGTGCCCCACGCCCGCCCAGCGCGAGCTCTTTGGCCCCACGCGCCGTCGCGTGCCGGAGATGATGGATCTGAAAAACCCCGTGTTGCTCGGCCCTGTTCAAAACCAAGAGCATCATATGAACGGCTGCATCGCGCGCCGCGATAATTTCAGTGAACCCATCCTCGGGATGCTCGAGCAATGCTACGAGGAATTTGCCCAACTCACTGGCCGCCGTTACGGACTCATTTCGGAATATCGCACTGAGGATGCGGACACCGTGTTTGTGTCGCTCGGTTGCGCCGCTGAAAATGTGGAAAGCGCCTGCGATTATTTGCGCGAGCAACGCAACGCCAAAGTCGGCTCCATCCACATCAACGTCATCCGGCCTTTCCCCGAGGCGGCGGTGATCAACGCGCTGCGCGGCAAGAAAAACGTGATCATCATCGAGCGCACCGATGAGGCGTTGGCCGGCGACAACCCGCTCGGCCGCGACATTCGCACCGCGCTTTCCAAGGGCTTGGAGAGCGGCAAACACGGCAGCGATTTGCCTTCGCTCACCGATGCCGAAATGCCCCGCATCTTTCGCGGCAGCTACGGAATGGGCTCACGCGATTTCCGTCCCGAACATTCGCTGGGCGCGTACGAATTCGCCACCGGCCAAACCAAACGCAAAGACGGCCGCAGCGCCGAGGACGGCGAATCCTATTTCACGCTCGGCATCGACCACCCGTACAGTGTCATTTCCAAGGACACCCCCTCGCTGCTGCCCAACGGCGCAATCGCGGTGCGATTCCATTCCATCGGCGGTTGGGGAATGATTACCACCGGCAAAAACCTCGGCGAAATTGTCGGCAAATTCGGCCAAATCATTTCCGAACGCAACCCGAGCTATGACGACCTCGGCCAACTCGAAGACAAGCTCTTCATTATGGCCAACCCCAAATATGGCTCGGAGAAAAAAGGCGCGCCCACCAATTATTTTCTCACCGTCGCGCCCGAGCGCATTCTCGTAAACTGCGAACTCAACCACGTGGACGTGGTGCTGTGTTGCGATCCCAAAGCCTTCACGCACTGCAATCCGCTTGAGGGCATCAACAAAGGCGGCAGCCTCGTTTGGGAATCCAGCGAAACGCCCGAGACGGCGTGGCAACGCATCCCCGCGCATCATCGCGCCTATATTAAAGAGAACAACATTCGCGTGTTCATTCTGCCCGGCTTTGATATCGCCCGCGACGCCACCACCCGCGCCGATCTCCAACTGCGAATGCAGGGCAACTCATTCCTCGGCGCCTTCTTCCGCGTCTCCAGTTTTCTTAAAGATCACAACCTCGGCGAGGAGGAGTACCACCAAATCGTGCACGATCAGTACGAGAAAAAGTTTGGCCGCTTCGGTAAGGCCGTCGTGGAGTCGAACATGAAAGTGATGCTCGGCGGCTTTGAGCGTGTGGCAGAAATTCAGTATGGTGAGATTGAAGACGCCGACACTTCGAGTATGCGCAACCCGATGCTCGCCCCGCACACCGCCGCCGATCACGAAATGCCCGGCACAGCCGGCTGCGACGCCAGCGGTTGCCCCAGCTGCGCGATGCCGGAAGAACAGGAACGCGCGCCGTTCCAGACGATGGAGAAATTTGATTCCGAGTTCCGCAATGAACTCGGCTACCACCAACCCGCCGGAGCCTTCGCGAGCTTGGGCGTGATGGGCTCGGGCAGTGGTGCCACGCAAAGCAAATACGTGGCCCGCCGCGAGACGCCAGTTTATATCGCGGAAAATTGCACCCAATGTATGGAGTGCATCACCGCTTGTCCGGACACGGCGCTGCCCAATACCGCGCAGGATGTCAGCACGGTTTTGGTTACGGCCATCCGAAATTACGTGGGCGATAAGGATGCGCAAAAGGCGCTGCTTAACGAAGTGAAAGGCCTCGACGATCGTTGTCGCGCGCGAATGAACGAGAATGTTGCCAGCAAAGGTAAGGAGCCGTTCAAGGATATTTTGCGGTCGGAAGTGGATCAACTGACTGCCATTGATGACGTCGCACGAGCAGAGTTTGTGACGATCATCGATAAATTGCCGTTGGCGTATAATGATGTCTCCGCAATTTATCGCAGCGTGGAAAAGAAGAACCCCGGCAATGGCGGCCTTTTTTCGATTTTTGTTTCTGACCTGTGCAAAGGCTGCGGCGAATGCGTACAGGTGTGCGGTGATCACGACGCGCTCCGGATGGTTTCGGAAACGCCCGACCTCAATGCCGAGCTAACCACCGCGCAGGTGTTCAGCCGGTTGCTGCCGGACACGAGCCAGAAATTTCTCGGGCTGTACAATGACGACACGCCCGAAGCCTCGCGCGAAGCCGCGCTGCGAAATCATTTGATGGTGCGTCGCAATTACGAAGCACTCGTCAGTGGCGATGGCGCGTGTGCCGGTTGCGGCGAGAAGAGCGTGCTGCGCGCGGTGGCCTCCGTTACCGAAGCGTATATGCGGCCGATGTATCACAAGAAAGCCGCGCGCCTGCGCGAGAAGGCTAATGAGCTGGAATCCAACGGCGCGGCCAACCTCGCGGCGCTCAAGGAACGCAGCGAGGAGGAATACAAGTTTTACAAACGCAGCATCGCCCACGTGGTGATGGGGCTCGGCGGCGAGAATGACGCCGACACCGATCATCGCCTCGAAGCGCACGGCGACATTGCCGACAGCGAACTCATCGAATCGCTCATCGCCGTGCTGCGTCAGGACGCCTTTAACCACCGAGACATCCAAGCCATCGACGGTCGTCACGCCAACGGCATGAGCGTGATGTATATGGGCGCCCATACCGGCTGCAACACGGTGTACGGCTCCACGCCACCGAGCAATCCGCACCCGTATCCGTGGATGAATTCGTTGTTTCAAGACGGCACCACCATCAGCTGGCTGTTTGGCGAATCGTCGATGCTCAACCACGCGCGGCGTTCGGTGGCGCCCGAGCGTTTGGCCACCGCGCTGCTCGAGCGCGAGGATGGCGTGAGCAGCGAGCGCGAATATTTTGAGATCACCCACCTCGATGACACGCAGATGACCGATCAGGAAGTGCGCGAGATGCCCAAGGTATGGGCCATCGGCGGCGACGGCGCGATGGGCGATATTGGTTTTCAAAATGTTTCCAAAGTGGTTTTGCAAAACAAACCCAACGTGATGATTCTGATGCTCGACACGCAGGTGTACTCCAACACCGGCGGCCAAAATTCCGACAGCTCCAATATGCTGGGCGGCTACGATATGAACCAATTCGGCGTGGCCTCCCAAGGCAAGCTCATCGAGAAAAAGAGCGTCGCCGAAACCTTCACCGCCGGCCACGGCTCGCCCTACGTCGCGCAGGTTTCGATGGCCAACTCCGCGAAAGTTTACAAGGCGATGCTTGACGGCCTCGAATATCGCGGCACCGCGTTTTATCAGTGCTACACCACCTGCCAACCCGAGCACGGCGTGGCGGATAATATGAGCGCCGATCAAGCCCGGATGATTCGCGACAGCCGCGGGATGCCGGAATTCATTTACAACCCGCGTGCCGGCGAAACCTTGCAGGAAGGCTTCGAGCTTAAAGGGAATCCCTCAATCAAACGCGATTGGTGGGAAGCCAAATACCCCTCCACCGGCGACAAATATAACTACACCGTCGCCCACTGGGCCATCACCGAGGCGCGCTTCCGCCTGCACCTCAAGGAAATTCCCGAGGCACAAGCCGGCGAGTTCATTCATATGGACAATATGCTTACCGCCATCACGCAACAGGACGTCGTTTACCGCCGCGTGTTTGACGAAACTCATCGTGCTTACGTTCCCGACTGGGGCGTGTATTTCAAAGCCGAGGTAAACGGTAAAGTCAAATACTACATCGTGAGCCGCCAGATGGTGCTCTTCCACATCGAGCGCCGCAAATCGTGGCGGATGCTCCAAAGCCGCGCCGGCATCGTGAACGCCGATTACCTCGCCCAAAAAATCCTCGTGGAAAAAGTCGACAAAGGCGAAGTCACCCGCGACGACCTCCTCGAACGCGGCTGGGAACTCTTAAACGAACAAGTCGCCACCGCCGCTGGAAACTAA
- a CDS encoding putative porin, translating to MKLKTKLTKTFTVAVIIGVALTETAGAQSSESLLKKLVEKGILTEAEAGELRDEANAENAGKPKSWVDSITFKGDLRLRYEMKHQEWAAGSQSRRNRFRYRFRYGAIADLQNDMKVGFRIASGSTDNPISTNQTLDDAGHNDTLAIDQAYAQWSRDGFTVMGGKMPNHSKNGWMISSGLIDTDYTPEGAELHYDLTAGGMPLGLHGGWHSIYESSHGDDGMLIGQITGEHKFSNHTELKFGLGSYWLFNADQIKADTVGSSGVAHKDSAGNSETSGNNVASNFNPYFIDAALTYKGWARPVKFSAMYLNNPAAAASGEDTGYSFGVKYGSAKKAGEWEIGYEWRHLEQDAVWHGLTDSDFGAFGARNVSGSNGNKYYNGTNVEGSLIKGRYQLYDNVKLGFGWGITDAIKNDVSGTNKTTHRFSFDVIFSF from the coding sequence ATGAAATTGAAAACCAAATTAACCAAGACGTTTACTGTGGCCGTTATTATCGGGGTGGCGCTGACGGAAACTGCCGGGGCACAATCTTCCGAAAGCCTTCTGAAAAAGCTCGTAGAAAAAGGCATCCTCACCGAGGCAGAGGCCGGCGAACTCCGTGACGAAGCAAATGCCGAAAATGCAGGCAAACCCAAAAGTTGGGTGGACAGCATCACCTTCAAGGGCGATCTCCGTCTGCGTTACGAAATGAAGCATCAGGAATGGGCCGCCGGAAGCCAGTCGCGGCGCAATCGGTTTCGCTATCGCTTCCGCTACGGCGCCATTGCGGATTTGCAAAACGATATGAAGGTCGGCTTCCGCATTGCCAGCGGCAGCACAGACAATCCCATTTCCACGAACCAAACCCTTGACGACGCCGGCCACAACGACACGCTCGCTATTGACCAAGCCTACGCCCAATGGAGCCGCGACGGATTCACCGTGATGGGCGGCAAAATGCCCAACCATTCGAAAAATGGCTGGATGATCAGCAGCGGCCTCATCGACACCGATTATACCCCCGAAGGCGCCGAGTTGCATTACGACCTCACCGCGGGCGGAATGCCGCTGGGACTGCACGGCGGTTGGCATTCCATTTATGAATCATCCCACGGCGATGACGGGATGTTGATCGGCCAGATCACCGGCGAGCATAAGTTCTCCAACCACACCGAGCTCAAGTTCGGCCTTGGCAGTTATTGGCTTTTTAATGCTGATCAAATCAAGGCGGACACCGTTGGATCTTCTGGTGTTGCGCACAAAGATTCTGCAGGTAACTCAGAGACCAGCGGCAACAATGTCGCATCCAACTTCAATCCCTATTTCATCGATGCCGCGCTGACGTACAAAGGCTGGGCGCGGCCGGTCAAATTTTCCGCCATGTATCTGAACAACCCCGCTGCAGCGGCAAGCGGCGAGGATACTGGTTATAGCTTTGGCGTGAAATACGGCAGCGCCAAGAAGGCAGGAGAATGGGAGATAGGCTACGAATGGCGCCATCTCGAACAGGACGCCGTCTGGCACGGGCTCACCGATTCGGACTTCGGCGCCTTCGGGGCGCGCAACGTCTCCGGCAGCAACGGCAACAAATATTACAATGGCACCAATGTGGAAGGCAGCCTCATCAAAGGACGCTATCAGCTCTACGACAATGTGAAGCTTGGCTTTGGCTGGGGTATCACCGACGCCATCAAAAACGACGTCAGCGGCACCAACAAAACCACACATCGATTTTCCTTCGACGTGATCTTTTCGTTCTAA
- a CDS encoding PQQ-binding-like beta-propeller repeat protein yields MIKKTTFLLAVLALNGYANDWPNWRGPNHNGATDAAGLPVKFSKTENIAWKVTMPGPSAATPIISGDRVFVSSTNPKAKELLALCFDRRTGKEIWRRVVGTGYQLDDRSNYASPSPVTDGEVVTFFYGNGDLATFDLEGKKLWAKKIQGEENGFAFQWTFSTSPLLHGGILYLQILQRDTGVRGHGKANGNESYLLALNPKTGKQLWKHNRPSNAKAESLEAFSTPMPFTHNGRKELVIVGGDCLTGHNPKTGEELWRWGTWNPSRIGHWRLVPSPAAGGGVILACAPKGGPVCAVKAGAKGEGQLAWKSAGRTDGVTTDVCSPLFYEGKFFIIYGEGRDKILSCVNPANGKAEWQTNLDSRAKIRTSPTAANGKIYLQNHAGEAFVVDAKKGEILHRTMLGEKGDDLTRASVAIAGGQLFIRTNGALYCVGR; encoded by the coding sequence ATGATCAAAAAAACCACCTTCCTTCTCGCCGTCCTTGCCCTGAATGGCTACGCAAACGACTGGCCTAACTGGCGTGGCCCCAATCATAATGGCGCCACTGACGCGGCCGGTCTCCCGGTGAAATTTTCTAAAACCGAAAATATCGCCTGGAAAGTGACTATGCCCGGGCCCAGTGCAGCCACGCCAATTATATCGGGCGACCGCGTGTTTGTGTCATCCACCAATCCGAAGGCGAAGGAGCTGCTGGCACTATGTTTCGACCGCCGCACGGGCAAGGAAATCTGGCGACGCGTCGTGGGCACGGGGTACCAACTCGATGACCGCAGCAACTACGCCTCGCCCTCGCCCGTCACCGATGGCGAAGTGGTGACCTTCTTTTACGGCAATGGCGACCTCGCCACGTTTGATTTGGAAGGCAAAAAACTATGGGCCAAAAAAATCCAAGGCGAAGAAAACGGCTTTGCTTTTCAGTGGACATTCAGCACCAGCCCATTGTTACACGGCGGCATTCTTTATCTGCAAATCCTCCAGCGCGACACCGGCGTGCGCGGGCACGGCAAAGCCAATGGCAACGAGAGCTATTTGCTCGCGCTTAATCCGAAAACCGGCAAGCAACTCTGGAAACACAACCGCCCCTCCAACGCCAAAGCCGAAAGCCTCGAAGCCTTCAGCACGCCAATGCCGTTCACGCACAATGGCCGCAAAGAATTGGTCATCGTCGGTGGCGACTGCCTCACGGGGCACAACCCCAAAACCGGCGAGGAACTCTGGCGCTGGGGCACGTGGAATCCCTCGCGCATCGGACACTGGCGCCTGGTGCCCTCGCCCGCCGCGGGCGGTGGCGTGATCCTCGCCTGCGCGCCCAAAGGCGGCCCCGTATGCGCCGTCAAAGCCGGTGCCAAAGGCGAAGGCCAGTTGGCGTGGAAAAGCGCTGGGCGCACGGATGGTGTGACCACCGACGTTTGCTCGCCTCTGTTTTATGAGGGGAAATTTTTCATCATTTATGGCGAAGGGCGCGACAAAATTCTCTCCTGCGTAAACCCCGCCAACGGCAAGGCCGAGTGGCAAACCAACCTCGATAGCCGTGCCAAAATCCGCACCTCACCCACGGCAGCGAACGGGAAAATCTACTTGCAAAACCACGCCGGCGAAGCCTTCGTGGTGGACGCAAAAAAAGGAGAAATCCTGCACCGGACAATGCTCGGCGAAAAGGGGGATGACCTCACCCGCGCCAGCGTGGCCATCGCGGGGGGGCAATTGTTTATCCGCACCAATGGCGCACTATACTGCGTTGGGCGTTAG